From Daphnia magna isolate NIES linkage group LG2, ASM2063170v1.1, whole genome shotgun sequence:
ctgaaattttttcccccttaaaaaacTAGGGGCACTCTATGTCTAACGGGTAAAGTTCGCCATCGGGGGGGAAAAACGGGATAAACCGGAAAAATAATTCTAGGacgtcacaaaaaaaaagcgggaAAACGCCATGCTGAGCGATTCTGATATTGTTTAACACGGTTGGCACCCTAACCACGAGGGAGTCTTTAAAAAAGTGTTGTTGAAAGTTACGAGGGGGGAAGATTGGGTTCCTCATGTTATATGTAGTAAGACGGTGGTATTAGTGAACCGTGGAAAAGGCATTTGATATCCACTGACTCCATTAACGGAGAAGTTTTGCTATTCCACAATGTTTTCCACGTTATGCTGATACAAGGGTACGCGTACACGAAATACCAGGCCCTAAATTGTAAATGCTAAATGGGTCAGTGGTTCAGTGATTCAGTATGGATTTCAATTGGGTTTTAAGCTAGCAGACGAAGTCTGTTTTGCTTCTGGTAACCATTTTTGCAGAACTTACTTTCACTGAATCACAAAATGTTCAACTTAAAGTATAGCGTGGGGTTTCAATTTCTCTTTAAGGTAAGCACGGCATGTTGTTCAGTTGAAAAACTTATTAAATTGCAGAAAAGGTTCTGAAACAAATATCATTTTTCCAAACTAAAACGAATTATTTCATGAACATTAGATTAACAGGAGTTTTAATCATTCCCTTAAAAATGAATGTGGCAGAAGATCACTGTCGTCGTTTTACACAACAGACCCTATTGATAAGGCCGAACCAACGTTTGAAAAGATTCTGATTGCAAATCGTGGAGAAATAGCCTGTAGAGTCATTCGTACAGCTAAGTTGATGGGCATTAAAACTGTAGCTGTGCACTCAACAGTTGATTCAAATGCAGTTAAGTATTGTTTTGAACTGTGTAGTTTGTGTGATGTTTATTTCCAGTACTGACTTTTATTGGGTCATTAGCTTCATGTTAAACTGGCTGATGAAGCTGTGTGCATTGGACCTCCAGCAACCAGGGAATCTTACTTAAATATGAAGAAAATTTTGAATGTTATTAGGCAAACTGGATCTCAAGCTGTCCATCCAGGATATGGATTTTTGTCAGAAAATGCTGAATTTGTGACTATTCTGGTAAAtttataatttgttttctGGTTAAATATCAGTAATGCTACATTCTTGTTCTTattctgccttttttttcatttttgaaggAGAAAGAAGGCATCAGCTTTATAGGTCCATCAGCACATGCCATATCAGGCATGGGAGACAAGATTGAGTCAAAAAGGGTAGCAAAAGAGGCTGGAGTTCATGTCATTCCTGGTAAGTTGCCTTAAGGGAAGCTTTCTGATCTAAAAATTAagctgtttgttttgttgctcAGGATTTGATGGAGTTGTTAAAGATGAAGAACACTGCCTTGAAATTTCACGAAATATTGGTTATCCTGTTATGATCAAGGCTTCTGCGGGAGGTGGAGGGAAGGGCATGCGCATAGCATGGAATGATAacgaagccaggttaaaaattcCTCAACTGAATGAGATTTGAGgtctcaaaataaaaaattttcaattcacAGGGAAGGATTTCGTTTATCCAAACAAGAGGCAGCAAGgtaacaaaatatatatacataagtATATTTACATGTGATTgtattatttgaaaaaaattgtttagcTCATTTGGTGATGACAGAATGTTGGTTGAAAAATTCGTTGATAACCCGAGACatatagaaattcaagtaagTAATTAAATTGTAATCTGGCAATCGTCGTTTTTTAAAAGTTGTTCTAAGGTATCAGGCATGAAATTCTATATTTATAATcgttattattataattataaatatttttttttttttcttaaaacagATACTTGGAGATAAGCAAGGGAATGTAATTTATTTGAATGAAAGAGAATGCAGCATACAGCGCCGTAATCAGAAAGTTATTGAAGAAGCCCCTAGGTGATACCCTATAGCGAATTTACTTTTCAGATGTTAAGTTTGGTTGATCTAACATGTACCTTATATTTTAGCACCTTCATAGACCCTGCCACACGGGTAGCAATGGGTCAACAAGCTGTATCTTTGGCAAAGAAAATCGGTTACTCCTCCGCTGGAACTGTTGAGTTCTTAGTCGACTCGCAAAAgaacttttattttcttgagATGAACACCCGATTGCAAGTGGAGCACCCAATCACAGAAATGATAACTGGAATTGATCTCGTGCATCAAATGATACGTATTGCAAAAGGTATAAAAACTACTTTGTTCTATAAAACTTTCattagtaatttttttaattatatttatttgtgtttctGGCAAGGCCACCGTCTCAATCTCAAGCAATCAGATGTTCCGTTAAAGGGATGGGCGATTGAGTGTCGGGTTTATGCGGAGGATCCCTTCAAAAATTTTGGACTGCCTTCAATTGGACGTCTAGATCAGTATATAGAACCAACGTTTATCCCAAATGTCCGCTGTGATAGTGGAGTCGAAGAGGGTAGCGAAATCAGCATCTATTACGATCCAATGATATGTAAGCTTGCATGTCATGGTGCTACACGAGATGAAGCTCTGAAAACCTCAATCGAAGCTCTCGATTCATATGTTATAAGAggtatttttattgttatagTGTTTCTCTTTTCATAATTTTACGATATTATTACCTTTACCTGTAAATTAATGCCCATATGTATTTGGGTGTGTTGTGTATGGCCGTTATATTATTCTATTGAATTTTTACTGAATTTTGCTTGCTGTTCCTGTCCGGTTGAGCAAAATTATATTTCataattttcttctgtttttgtGTTCTTCCCATCAGGTGTTACCCACAATATTCCTTTACTACGGGACATCTTAGATGAATCACGATTTGTTCGAGGAGAAATAAACACCAAGTATCTTCCCGAGGTAAAGCAGCTTTGTCCATTCTATAAACCCAATCCTGTTCTCGAAATAGGGAAAGTGGACAGTGACAGTGTTTCTGTTTGTACTCATCCAGATCATATGAGGTAGCATATAGCTCttataataattatttttattatttctttaaaacagGTTTACCCGAACGGCTTCCAAGGGAAACAGCTCCAGTTGTTGGAAAGACAGCATTTAATAAGCATAGCAGCATGCATGTGGGCTACTAACGAACTACGCTTACAAGCATTTGACAATGAGAGAAATGTTAATTGCatgctgaaaaaaaatgttgagtGGTGGGTCTTATCAGTTGACGTCGCAGGAAACAAAACGCCTTGCGAAGTAGAATTGGGAGAAGATGGTTATTATAAGGTAAGCTTTATAAATaatactttttaaaagaaaactaaaatttgGAGAACCATGGCTTGGATTATTTTCGACGTGTGATCAGGCGACCATCGAAGGAAAGACATACCGCATACGAAACACTCTTAGTCTCGCCTCCCCTGTGATTAAAGTAACAGTGGATGATGAAACTCACGTAGTTCAGCTTATCTCGAAAAATTCGAATGGAGATTTTCGCATTAGGTAATTTTAATCCAACCTGAGCTTGTAAACACGCGtaattcttccttttttcccttttttccctttattttattttatttatttattttattctattttttgtttgtttttttgtattttcattttgtgttttttttcctcttagGTTTAAGGGTACACCATTTGCAGTAAGTATTTTGACCAAAAAAACTGAAGGCTATGTGTCGCACATGCTGGAGAAGCCAaaggtattattattttaaatttcattggCGTAATCTTTCAACAAGATCTTCTAAATTTTCCATGACTACCAGGTGGACGTAAGCAAAGTTGTACTTTCACCGATGCCTGGAGTGGTTCGGAGTGTGAATGTTAAAGTTGGGGATAGCGTTAGTGAAGGTCAAGAAGTTTTGGTGATCGGTACGTGATTTACTGATTTAAATTAGTTGCACGCGTTTCATAGCTTCAATTAAATCTTTATCAATATGAGTTTTATGTAAtatttgtatatatttattttttttttctcccacaGAGGCTatgaaaatgcaaaataaactAACTGCTACGGCCACTGGAAAGGTAAAATCGGTAAACTGCCGTCCCGGAGACACCGTGGAAGAAGGAATAACGTTGGTGGAGTTGGAATGAGTACCATGCAGTTGTAAGAAAATGAGTAATGGGGATGTATTGGAGTTGATGACTGTTATTGTGTAGTCCAACTGCAAGTCAAAAGATATTTTACGTGTAAAACATTACTCGATTTATTTCCTCTCATAGTACCCATCGGCGAATGTAATTTCTATTGAGAATTTTTTCCAACTAAAGAAGTATAAATAAGGAGCGGCATGTGGCCAATTAGATAAGAAAAGGATTATCTATATCGGATATAGTAGGATTTAGTAAAACAAGTTTTACCATGATTATATGGTTAAAATCTGTCATTCGTcagatttttgatttttcataatttcagaataacacaaaaacaaccaaTGCCATGATCACAATGACATTTCTATTCAACGGTGAAATACTATTGTCGTAGATGACTGCATTTGTAAacaattcttttatttttttgcagcCAATTTATTTGGGACGCATTTGATTAAGTGTGACATTTATGCACGGTCCGAATTTAGACCTTTCTACGGTACCCCACTGCCATTACTAGTGAAATGACGTATTTCTTTCACGTggcatgtaatttttttataactttataaacaaaaaaaaaacaaaaaaacaaaaaagataaaaactaaATGGACAAGAAAATTGTAGTcgatacaaaacaaaatcagtcCAATGTGCCAATTGACGCTTACAAGGTTATCATTGGACTTAATTTATTCAAAGCAATTTTCGAAAAATTAGTTtcgataaaattaaaattattttcctAGTTTAGCATTTGCTAAATTGGCTTTCAACACTTTGCGCCTAAGATGTTCTTTATACGACAAAATGTCACTCTTCCATTTAGTAACAGTTCCATGTTCGCATATCCAAATCTCTTTGGCGACTTGGTTAATCAGCCGAAAGTCGTGAGAAACAAGAACCAATCCACCTTCGAAGTCCTTGACAGCATCAGCCAACGCATCGATTGTCTCCATATCCAAGTGGTTAGTAGGCTCGTCAAGTAGAAGAAGATGAGGCACTTGCCAGGCAAGCCAAGCAAACACAACTCGACATCGTTGCCCGTCACTTAGCTGACGAATAGGGCAAACCTGCTGCTTGCCTGTAAGACCATAACGGCCAACGATtcttctcatttcttctttttctttcacatcTGGAAAACATTTCATCATGTACTCCAAAGGCGATAAATCCAAATCCAACATCTCATGAAGATGTTGATGATAGCGTGCAATTTTCAAATGGCTGTTGGTTCGCACCATTCCTTCAGTGGGGACCAAATCCCCAAATATAATTTTAAGAAGAGTAGACTTTCCTGCACCATTTGGGCCAACCTAAACATTGTTTTGTTATTAGCGTTGCATCATTACTCaactttcaaatgaaaaataaataaataatagatATAATTCTCCTAGAAAGAacatgtaaaaatgtaataacATAGCTTACCAAAGCAAGACGAGTGTCAAGATCGATTCCAAACTCTAGATTGCGATATATCCAGGGTGTATCATCGCTGTAACGAAAACTGACGTTTTGAACCATGATAACTGGAGGCGGAATTGGGCCGCACGATGGGAAATGGAACGATACGGTTTTGTCGTTCTCTACTTTTTCAGTTAATCCACCAGCTACCATTTTCGCCAacgttttttctttactttgaGCTTGTCGTGCAAGCTTGGCACTACCGTGACCAAAACGGGCAATATAGTCCTACATGAAGCAAATGTCAATTGATAAATAATGAACTATTTAGCTTACTACAACAGTTCTTACCTTCATGTGGGCCATTTGATCTTGCTCCCATTTGTATTGTTTCATCTGATTTTCTTGTAATTCAGCTCTAGTCCTAACAAAGGTGTCATAATTTCCTGAGTAATTCTTCAGTTTGTTTTGAGTCAAATGAATGATCTGTTGAGAAAATAGAAACGTCAATCAAATGGTATGGAATTTGATTTCcagttaaaaaattattacgtTCGTGCAGACTCCATTCATGAAATCTTGAGAATGAGACACGATTACTAATATATGCTTGTAGTTTTTAAGTTCTTCTTCCAGCCATACACAAGCATCCAAGTCTAAGTGATTGGTGGGCTCATCTAGCAGAAGTAAATGTGGCTTAACGTAAAGTGTACGCGCCAACGCAATCCGCATCCGCCATCCACCAGAGAAATCTTTCGCTTTCTTTTGTTGCATTTCTTTGGTAAATCCCAAACCATTAAGGATGCTTGCTGCACGCATTTCGGCTGTATCAGCGCTCATTTCATCAAGACGCTCGTAAATATCCATTAGTTGATCTTGAGACTCATCATCTCCTGCATTTACCAATTGCTCTGCAAGGTGTTCAAGATGTGTTCGTTCTTCATCTACTTCCACTACACACTGCAGGGCTGTTTTGTCCGAAGCTGGTATTTCACGAGTTAAATGATAAATATCTATGTGATCCGGAATGGGGACTTCTCGATTTCCTAAAGTTGCTAGAAGGGCTGATTTACCACTTCCATTTAAACCTATAAGCCCGTAACGCCGCCCGCAGTTCAATTCCAATGTTGTATCTTGCAATAACTCGAATCCGTAGAAAGTGATTGACAAGTTATCAATCTTTATATCCCGACTTTTTGGATGAACACTaatgaacacaaacaaaaataaagacaagggaaaattgtgaaaaaaaatttctgttcAGATTACCCTAGAACTCCTGTAACTGCCCTTGCTTCAGCAGCAATTTTGGCATCTTCTTCTAGCTTTTTGCACAGGGCTTCTGTTTAGGGGAAAGGACATtaagtaaaaacatttttctaatGGAGCAATCATGGATAAAGTGTTACTAGCATAACATTTACAAGTTATTACTTGCTTCATCCATTAAAAACATGCAGTAATTAAGGTAATTAAATACAATCTTAGTGTCTGATACCAAGTGCAGAATACTTTTTTGCCAGTAAGCATTATACCTTCAGCAGTCAGTTCGATGTTattgccattttttaaattgccaGATGCTGAAGAACTGGTTCCATTGGATGCACTGGATTTGGctccttccttccttttcgCATCTCTCTTCTTTTTAGAGTCGGAAGGCATTTCTTCTGATTACCTGTGGGTGGGACAGTTAATTGCATTAGAACATATTATTGAATGTTGCAGAACAGATCAAagataacattacaataaccTTGGAAGCAAGAAAATGGCACAAATCGCTTTTAATGtgatttttacaaaaaattttataaaaaaaaacttgtcgGCAAGACGTGGACATTGGAAATGGCGAAATGACGTCACTTACTACATCTCGTCTACATTTACAGTTACAGTTAAAGAATACCGGCATCGTACAAAGGCCATTTACATTCTTTACAAGCTTACTTATTATTCGGATGCGAATTATTTTTatagaaaaattttactaACTTTATAATCACGGAGTTTCACTGCAGACCACGTGTAGACTTCGTCGAGAGCTCAGAAGTGTCTCGAGTTGACGACCGGCaagttttctttgttgaaagTCTTACGGTACTTACGGTCAAGGAACTTATAGTCCATGAATGTTGAATACTATTTCGAAATTTCCAGGGAGGGCACATGGCGCCGCCTAGTGAACATAAGCGAACTTCTACTTGCGCAACGGCCCTGCAGAACCGTAGTTAACGATCATCTCCGATTGGC
This genomic window contains:
- the LOC116917856 gene encoding propionyl-CoA carboxylase alpha chain, mitochondrial; amino-acid sequence: MFNLKYSVGFQFLFKINRSFNHSLKNECGRRSLSSFYTTDPIDKAEPTFEKILIANRGEIACRVIRTAKLMGIKTVAVHSTVDSNALHVKLADEAVCIGPPATRESYLNMKKILNVIRQTGSQAVHPGYGFLSENAEFVTILEKEGISFIGPSAHAISGMGDKIESKRVAKEAGVHVIPGFDGVVKDEEHCLEISRNIGYPVMIKASAGGGGKGMRIAWNDNEAREGFRLSKQEAASSFGDDRMLVEKFVDNPRHIEIQILGDKQGNVIYLNERECSIQRRNQKVIEEAPSTFIDPATRVAMGQQAVSLAKKIGYSSAGTVEFLVDSQKNFYFLEMNTRLQVEHPITEMITGIDLVHQMIRIAKGHRLNLKQSDVPLKGWAIECRVYAEDPFKNFGLPSIGRLDQYIEPTFIPNVRCDSGVEEGSEISIYYDPMICKLACHGATRDEALKTSIEALDSYVIRGVTHNIPLLRDILDESRFVRGEINTKYLPEVYPNGFQGKQLQLLERQHLISIAACMWATNELRLQAFDNERNVNCMLKKNVEWWVLSVDVAGNKTPCEVELGEDGYYKATIEGKTYRIRNTLSLASPVIKVTVDDETHVVQLISKNSNGDFRIRFKGTPFAVSILTKKTEGYVSHMLEKPKVDVSKVVLSPMPGVVRSVNVKVGDSVSEGQEVLVIEAMKMQNKLTATATGKVKSVNCRPGDTVEEGITLVELE
- the LOC116917857 gene encoding ATP-binding cassette sub-family F member 2, with protein sequence MPSDSKKKRDAKRKEGAKSSASNGTSSSASGNLKNGNNIELTAEEALCKKLEEDAKIAAEARAVTGVLGVHPKSRDIKIDNLSITFYGFELLQDTTLELNCGRRYGLIGLNGSGKSALLATLGNREVPIPDHIDIYHLTREIPASDKTALQCVVEVDEERTHLEHLAEQLVNAGDDESQDQLMDIYERLDEMSADTAEMRAASILNGLGFTKEMQQKKAKDFSGGWRMRIALARTLYVKPHLLLLDEPTNHLDLDACVWLEEELKNYKHILVIVSHSQDFMNGVCTNIIHLTQNKLKNYSGNYDTFVRTRAELQENQMKQYKWEQDQMAHMKDYIARFGHGSAKLARQAQSKEKTLAKMVAGGLTEKVENDKTVSFHFPSCGPIPPPVIMVQNVSFRYSDDTPWIYRNLEFGIDLDTRLALVGPNGAGKSTLLKIIFGDLVPTEGMVRTNSHLKIARYHQHLHEMLDLDLSPLEYMMKCFPDVKEKEEMRRIVGRYGLTGKQQVCPIRQLSDGQRCRVVFAWLAWQVPHLLLLDEPTNHLDMETIDALADAVKDFEGGLVLVSHDFRLINQVAKEIWICEHGTVTKWKSDILSYKEHLRRKVLKANLANAKLGK